In a single window of the Desulfovibrio sp. ZJ209 genome:
- a CDS encoding pyruvate carboxylase — MGRKTFADVQEFLKGKVILVANRGIPARRICRSIRERFDAVAAMTATDVDKTAPAAATAQELILLGDEPRAYLDIDAIIDKAKRRGVVGIHPGWGFASEDTRFPQRCKEAGITFIGATAEAMNLLGNKVQARAVARKLGIPVVPGSDGAVDIATARQLIKEIGLPIMLKAEGGGGGRGIFAIHNEAELEDAFFKASSMAQASFGNPRLFVEKFLADVRHIEIQVIADMYGNVFAFDERDCTVQRNHQKLIEITPSPWPGVTPELRERLKDYARRLVRDVGYHSLATVEFLITPDGEPYLIEVNTRLQVEHGITECRYGIDLVEEQIAVAFGAELRYRESELLPTYSAMQVRINCENPQDNFAPNSGLISRYVSPGGPGVRLDSNISAGYEFPANYDSAGSLLIAFSHDWEKTLGIMDRALSEYVIGGIKTTIPFFRKVIKQPEFRRGRINTNFIADHPELMLYTDLAPEGERLARLVAEISAKGYNPYVQLGEYRSITTPALGPFAPVLPPISPSVRRRPSPYPHGDRLATLDYIRDSDYIHFTDTTPRDFTQSNSGNRFRLAEDRLIGPYLDNVGYFSIENGGGAHFHVAMLGNMTYPFTEAREWNQFAPKTFKQLLVRSTNVLGYTPQPRNLMRATGEMICDCYQVVRCFDFLNHVENMRPLAEVVLSRKDVIFEPAVSLSWTKGFDVPHYLDVARAMIDMSADIMGVDQRVASRNIILGLKDMAGVCPPRFMTELVTALRKEWPDLVLHYHRHYTDGLFVPAVGAAAKAGAHILDVGLGAAVRSYGQGDVLSTMAYLEDELGLKCHLNKEAIRDANFVCKQIMPYYDRYCAPYFQGIDHDVTLHGMPGGATSSSQEGAMKQGYIHLLPYMLKFLEGSRQIVRYHDVTPGSQITWNTAFLAVTGAWKRGGEEEVRYLLEVLGEVTRTPEDELSPEMRRARLSIYQDCNDAFRNLLLGKFGKLPLGFPADWVYESAFGADWKAAIAARTEASPLESLEDTNLAAEERACAEILKRPPNAEEFILYLNHPADALKTIQFRAKYGDPNNLPLDVWFEGMKVGQDLNFTDTSGKPHHLLLLSISRPNDAGMAICRYVLDSEFMSCEVQVAEPAAQKGQGVPMADPNDPYEVASPSNGDLWVMYVHPGDVVKTGEELFNVSIMKQEKAVLAPVDGIVKRVLKTADFKESKQMVSVHEGELIVELGPVPRLCPNEACGQPIPAESMRFCPSCGTALATEEAGN, encoded by the coding sequence ATGGGCAGAAAAACATTCGCCGATGTGCAGGAATTTCTCAAGGGCAAGGTCATACTCGTGGCAAACCGGGGCATCCCGGCCCGGCGTATCTGCCGCTCCATCCGCGAACGTTTTGACGCCGTCGCCGCCATGACCGCCACCGACGTGGACAAGACCGCGCCGGCCGCGGCCACCGCGCAGGAGCTCATCCTTCTCGGGGACGAGCCCCGCGCCTACCTCGACATCGACGCCATCATCGACAAGGCCAAGCGCCGCGGGGTGGTGGGCATCCACCCGGGCTGGGGCTTCGCCTCGGAGGACACGCGCTTTCCCCAGCGCTGCAAGGAAGCCGGCATCACCTTCATCGGCGCCACCGCCGAGGCCATGAACCTTTTGGGCAACAAGGTGCAGGCGCGCGCCGTGGCGCGCAAGCTGGGCATCCCCGTGGTCCCGGGCTCGGACGGCGCGGTGGACATCGCCACTGCCCGCCAGCTCATCAAGGAGATCGGGCTTCCCATCATGCTCAAGGCCGAGGGCGGCGGCGGGGGCCGCGGCATATTCGCCATCCACAACGAGGCCGAGCTGGAGGACGCCTTTTTCAAGGCTTCCTCCATGGCCCAGGCCTCCTTCGGCAACCCCCGCCTCTTTGTGGAGAAATTCCTCGCAGACGTTCGCCATATCGAGATCCAGGTCATCGCCGACATGTACGGCAATGTCTTCGCCTTTGACGAACGCGACTGCACGGTGCAGCGCAACCACCAGAAACTCATCGAGATCACGCCCTCGCCGTGGCCGGGGGTGACGCCGGAGCTGCGCGAACGCCTGAAAGACTACGCCCGCCGCCTGGTGCGGGACGTGGGTTACCATTCGCTCGCCACGGTGGAATTTCTCATCACGCCTGACGGCGAGCCCTATCTTATCGAGGTCAACACCCGCCTTCAGGTGGAGCACGGCATTACCGAATGCCGTTACGGCATCGACCTCGTGGAGGAGCAGATCGCCGTGGCCTTCGGCGCGGAGCTGCGCTATCGCGAGTCCGAGCTTCTGCCCACCTACAGCGCCATGCAGGTGCGCATCAACTGCGAGAACCCGCAGGACAATTTCGCGCCCAATTCTGGCCTCATCTCCCGCTATGTGTCGCCCGGCGGCCCGGGCGTGCGCCTCGACTCCAACATCAGCGCGGGTTACGAGTTCCCGGCCAACTACGATTCCGCGGGCTCGCTGCTCATCGCCTTTTCCCATGACTGGGAAAAGACGCTCGGCATCATGGACCGCGCCCTCAGCGAATATGTCATCGGCGGCATCAAGACGACCATCCCCTTCTTCCGCAAGGTCATCAAGCAACCTGAATTCCGCCGCGGGCGGATCAACACCAACTTCATCGCCGACCACCCCGAGCTCATGCTCTATACCGACCTCGCGCCGGAAGGGGAGCGGCTCGCGAGGCTCGTGGCCGAGATCTCGGCCAAGGGCTACAACCCGTATGTCCAGCTCGGCGAATACCGCTCCATCACGACGCCGGCCCTCGGGCCCTTCGCGCCGGTGCTGCCGCCCATCAGCCCCTCGGTGCGGCGCCGGCCCTCGCCCTATCCGCATGGCGACCGGCTGGCCACCCTCGACTATATCCGCGACTCGGATTACATCCACTTCACGGACACCACGCCGCGCGACTTCACGCAATCCAATTCCGGCAACCGCTTCCGCCTCGCCGAAGACCGCCTCATCGGCCCCTATCTTGACAACGTGGGCTATTTCTCCATCGAGAACGGCGGCGGCGCGCACTTCCATGTGGCCATGCTCGGCAACATGACCTACCCCTTCACCGAAGCGCGGGAGTGGAACCAGTTCGCGCCCAAGACCTTCAAGCAGCTCCTCGTGCGCTCCACCAACGTGCTCGGCTACACGCCGCAGCCGCGCAACCTCATGCGCGCCACCGGCGAGATGATCTGCGACTGTTACCAGGTGGTGCGCTGCTTCGACTTCCTCAACCATGTGGAGAACATGCGGCCGCTCGCCGAGGTGGTGCTCTCGCGCAAGGATGTCATCTTCGAGCCGGCCGTTTCCCTCTCGTGGACCAAGGGCTTCGACGTGCCGCACTATCTCGATGTGGCGCGCGCCATGATCGACATGTCGGCGGACATCATGGGCGTGGACCAGAGGGTGGCGTCGCGCAACATCATCCTCGGCCTCAAGGACATGGCCGGCGTGTGCCCGCCGAGGTTCATGACCGAGCTCGTCACGGCCCTGCGCAAGGAATGGCCCGACCTCGTCCTGCATTACCACCGCCACTATACAGACGGCCTCTTCGTGCCGGCCGTGGGCGCCGCGGCCAAGGCGGGCGCGCATATCCTCGACGTGGGGCTGGGCGCTGCCGTGCGCTCCTACGGGCAGGGCGACGTGCTGTCCACCATGGCCTATCTGGAGGACGAACTGGGCCTCAAGTGCCACCTGAACAAGGAGGCCATCCGCGACGCCAACTTCGTCTGCAAGCAGATCATGCCCTATTATGACCGTTATTGCGCGCCGTACTTTCAGGGCATCGACCACGACGTGACCCTGCACGGCATGCCGGGCGGCGCCACCTCCTCCTCGCAGGAGGGCGCCATGAAGCAGGGCTACATCCACCTTCTGCCCTACATGCTCAAGTTCCTGGAGGGCAGCCGGCAGATCGTGCGCTACCACGATGTGACGCCGGGCTCGCAGATCACGTGGAACACGGCCTTTCTGGCCGTGACCGGCGCGTGGAAGCGCGGCGGAGAGGAGGAGGTGCGCTATCTCCTCGAAGTGCTCGGCGAGGTGACGCGCACGCCGGAGGACGAGCTCTCGCCCGAGATGCGGCGGGCGCGCCTCTCCATCTATCAGGACTGCAACGACGCCTTCCGCAACCTGCTTTTGGGCAAGTTCGGTAAGCTCCCCCTGGGCTTTCCCGCGGACTGGGTCTATGAAAGCGCCTTCGGCGCGGACTGGAAGGCCGCCATCGCCGCCAGGACGGAAGCCTCGCCGCTGGAGTCGCTGGAAGACACCAATCTCGCCGCCGAAGAGCGGGCCTGCGCCGAGATCCTCAAGCGGCCGCCCAATGCGGAAGAGTTCATCCTTTACTTGAACCATCCCGCGGACGCGCTCAAGACCATCCAGTTCCGCGCCAAGTATGGCGACCCCAACAATTTGCCGCTCGATGTGTGGTTTGAGGGCATGAAGGTGGGGCAGGACCTCAACTTCACGGATACGAGCGGCAAGCCGCACCACCTGCTTTTGCTCAGCATTTCGCGGCCCAATGATGCGGGCATGGCCATCTGCCGCTACGTGCTCGACTCGGAATTCATGAGCTGCGAGGTGCAGGTGGCCGAGCCCGCCGCCCAGAAGGGGCAGGGCGTACCCATGGCCGACCCCAACGACCCCTATGAGGTGGCTTCGCCGAGCAACGGCGACCTGTGGGTCATGTATGTGCACCCGGGCGATGTGGTGAAGACCGGAGAGGAGCTCTTCAACGTCTCCATCATGAAGCAGGAGAAGGCGGTGCTCGCGCCGGTGGACGGCATCGTGAAACGCGTGCTCAAGACGGCGGACTTCAAGGAGAGCAAGCAGATGGTCTCGGTGCACGAGGGCGAGCTCATCGTGGAACTGGGCCCCGTGCCGCGCCTCTGCCCCAATGAGGCCTGCGGCCAGCCCATCCCGGCGGAGTCCATGCGCTTCTGCCCCTCCTGCGGCACCGCGCTCGCCACAGAGGAGGCCGGCAATTGA
- a CDS encoding HDIG domain-containing metalloprotein: MTKQKKPPRPSSTLALIRALKARHKCGWGIWALIGCLLFLSLLAGANFETSHRLYVAGQVAESDVIADRDLLVEDSQATKARRKQVLSLQPPVYDLSMEPYTQFQNRILDILRALNSGPDHRTSPELQRLVEEVTAPVADEVLPELSRRDVQTYLLKKLLPQIREQLAEGLVWDIRAARVGHSGIILRNLDANTEALRPDVRSLPDAQSFLAEISAQLREVPELNPQSRRAINILLSATMPASLTLNREATQKRGADVVASVAPVYYQIQKGELVMRRGERASREQQIKMQALYNSAADPMRWETAAGAFLCSLLLAIGFFVAPSGRPGTPLRKKDMLLISLVLLLFGVGAKCVWLLGLRLDSPSLLNAFALAYPVAGAVGLVAMVFAARRYCTMGLLLAFFCMLMFQESFAFFIYYFLGGMLATWLVTSAQNRQDVVWSVVPLSLGLLIVWAGMALLAQTAPVQMPVQMIAVLISSLLSLILLFAVSPVLELAFGYSTRFRLMELMSLEQPLMQEIMVTIPGTYHHSLVVANMVEAGAKAIGANSLLCKVAALYHDAGKLTYPDYFIENQFGAPNKHDKLAPSMSALVLLSHVKKGTELAERYNLGLEICDIIRQHHGTRLMRYFYQKALDLGEKPQEADFSYPGPRPQTKEAAILMLADSVEASSRTLTDPTPARIKSHIDAIIKGIFAEGQLDESELTFKDLHYLSENFQRILTGIFHQRITYPDAKKPAQDGARKPEAPKEGKHAPAGEGARPANGREAQKQPEAAAPTPPRESPSMIGDEPIAL, encoded by the coding sequence ATGACGAAGCAGAAAAAGCCGCCCCGCCCGTCTAGCACACTGGCGCTCATCCGCGCGCTCAAGGCGCGCCACAAGTGCGGCTGGGGCATCTGGGCCCTCATCGGCTGCCTGCTCTTCCTCTCGCTCCTGGCGGGCGCCAATTTCGAGACCTCCCACCGGCTGTATGTGGCCGGGCAGGTGGCGGAAAGCGATGTCATCGCCGACCGCGACCTCCTCGTGGAGGACAGCCAGGCCACCAAGGCCCGCCGCAAGCAGGTGCTCTCGCTCCAGCCGCCGGTCTATGACCTGAGCATGGAGCCCTATACCCAGTTCCAGAACCGCATCCTCGACATCTTGAGGGCGCTCAACAGCGGCCCCGACCACCGCACTTCGCCGGAGCTCCAGCGCCTCGTCGAGGAAGTGACGGCCCCCGTGGCGGACGAGGTGCTGCCCGAGCTCTCGCGCCGGGACGTGCAGACCTATCTTTTGAAAAAACTCCTGCCCCAGATCCGCGAACAGCTCGCCGAGGGGCTCGTGTGGGACATCCGCGCGGCCCGCGTGGGGCATTCGGGCATCATCCTCCGCAATCTGGACGCCAACACCGAGGCTCTGCGGCCGGATGTGCGCTCCCTCCCGGATGCCCAGTCCTTCCTCGCCGAGATCTCGGCCCAGCTTCGGGAAGTGCCCGAGCTCAACCCGCAGTCGCGCCGGGCCATCAACATCCTCCTCTCGGCCACCATGCCGGCTTCGCTCACCCTCAACCGCGAGGCCACGCAAAAGCGCGGCGCGGACGTGGTGGCCTCGGTGGCGCCGGTCTATTACCAGATCCAGAAGGGCGAGCTCGTCATGCGCCGGGGCGAGCGCGCGAGCCGTGAGCAGCAGATCAAGATGCAGGCGCTCTACAATTCCGCGGCTGACCCCATGCGCTGGGAGACGGCGGCGGGCGCCTTTCTCTGCTCGCTTTTGCTCGCCATCGGCTTCTTCGTGGCTCCGAGCGGCCGCCCGGGCACGCCGCTGCGCAAGAAGGACATGCTGCTCATTTCCCTTGTGCTCCTGCTTTTTGGGGTGGGCGCCAAGTGCGTCTGGCTGCTTGGCCTGCGCCTCGACAGCCCGAGCCTGCTCAACGCCTTTGCGCTCGCCTATCCCGTGGCCGGCGCCGTGGGCCTCGTGGCCATGGTCTTCGCGGCGCGCCGCTACTGCACCATGGGCCTGTTGCTCGCGTTCTTCTGCATGCTCATGTTTCAGGAGAGCTTTGCGTTTTTCATCTATTATTTCCTCGGCGGCATGCTCGCCACATGGCTCGTGACGAGCGCCCAGAACCGCCAGGACGTGGTCTGGAGCGTGGTGCCGCTCTCGCTCGGGCTGCTCATCGTCTGGGCGGGCATGGCCCTGCTTGCGCAGACGGCGCCCGTGCAGATGCCCGTCCAGATGATCGCGGTGCTCATAAGCTCGCTGCTCTCGCTCATCCTGCTCTTTGCCGTGAGCCCGGTGCTGGAGCTCGCCTTCGGCTACAGCACGCGCTTCCGCCTCATGGAGCTCATGAGCCTCGAGCAGCCGCTCATGCAGGAGATCATGGTCACCATCCCCGGCACCTACCACCACTCGCTGGTGGTGGCCAACATGGTGGAGGCCGGGGCCAAGGCCATCGGCGCCAACAGCCTGCTCTGCAAGGTGGCGGCCCTGTATCACGACGCGGGCAAGCTCACCTATCCCGACTATTTCATCGAAAACCAGTTCGGCGCGCCCAACAAGCACGACAAGCTGGCGCCCTCCATGAGCGCGCTCGTGCTTCTCTCGCATGTCAAGAAGGGCACCGAGCTTGCGGAGCGCTACAATCTCGGCCTCGAGATCTGCGACATCATCCGCCAGCACCACGGCACGCGCCTCATGCGCTATTTTTACCAGAAAGCCCTTGATCTCGGCGAAAAGCCGCAAGAAGCGGATTTCAGCTATCCGGGCCCGCGCCCGCAGACCAAGGAAGCCGCCATCCTCATGCTGGCCGACTCCGTGGAGGCGAGCAGCCGCACCCTCACCGACCCGACCCCGGCCCGCATCAAGAGCCATATCGACGCCATCATCAAGGGCATCTTCGCCGAGGGGCAGCTCGACGAATCCGAGCTCACCTTCAAGGATCTGCACTACCTGAGCGAGAATTTCCAGCGCATCCTGACCGGCATCTTCCATCAGCGCATCACCTACCCGGACGCCAAGAAGCCCGCGCAGGACGGCGCCCGCAAGCCCGAAGCGCCCAAGGAGGGGAAGCACGCCCCGGCCGGGGAGGGCGCCCGCCCCGCCAATGGCCGCGAGGCCCAGAAACAGCCGGAAGCGGCCGCGCCCACGCCTCCGCGCGAGTCGCCGTCCATGATCGGGGACGAGCCCATTGCGCTCTGA
- a CDS encoding PEP/pyruvate-binding domain-containing protein produces MAKTAKATHSKSKTSSNEAVEKKLVLTGADIVGLGPDAELLVGGKNYNTALISQIDGIQAPHFRAISSLAFHRLLDETKVNGRIVRAVVDKEYGRIDWLDPEINGDPDFLQKFVRQLGKQAHDAAKASGEEAHTKLRTFINNIVEGFATSPEGIDQLRKRSVLVQAAILSVDLPPEVDEAVRGAYKAICEENGDDMTPVAVRSSAAGEDSRKKAFAGLQDTYLNMVGPDHVVEAYHWDCASAYNLRSMTYRREAILDALAKAEETGDDAIAETAKKEWAIENTSLSVCMMQMINPVISGTAFSADTATGCRGTNRKDLVSIDASYGLGEAVVGGKVTPDKLYVFQRDDGSEVVIRQMGCKDMKIVYDEKGGTREVPVPELEALRWALSLSQAERVAKGVRAVSRAYGGMIMDTEFCIDANDKLWFVQARPETRWNEELELHPTTIFMRRMEVDPKAAAQAEILVEGNGASRGAGQGTVRFLRSALELNKVNKGDVLAAERTDPDMVPGMRVASAIMADVGGDTSHAAITSRELGIAAVIGIQRVEVLRALDGSEVTVDGTRGRVYRGLLPLHQVGGEMDIALLPVTKTKVGLVLADVGQALFLSRLRDYPQFEVGLLRAEFMLGNIGIHPQALEAFDNGELDVVVSAKLKELENRLSKILREQMAAGLIVFNFNLREYVGEITGLSAQLNALAETDKNLTPDEILLQHRKMRELDHKLDQHMEMASRRIEVLKTSANLADHVRIIMGYDDELALLSPSDPEAPKRAAEIEASVEAHIERVRELPSVVRVLENIRHLREEVSLRSGLKKEMDDIRNLPEKIRAIIKSRGFRTGKEHYVQTLAQNLALFAMAFYGKPITYRTTDFKSNEYRNLLGGNLFEHQEANPMLGYRGVSRNIHDWEIEAFKLARGVYGGSNLRIMLPFVRTLEEGRSMRCYLEQVHKLKSGQDGLKIILMSELPSNAILAKQFISEFDGFSIGSNDMTQMVLATDRDNSRLSHIYDEEDPAVVWAILVSIFTGQKYCKKVGFCGQGVSNSVILRGLVAIAGITSASVVPDTYYQTVFDINTVEEEKIPTSELGKWLTRQHHKRLSELMENSGYGHILKKYTEPQDIQEWYEGELQRRHEQLREHLDTPKEDFYRSELQNFRATFHKPVIYATWSWEDTVLDALHQAGFKDFEEQAKAMAKAREIEA; encoded by the coding sequence ATGGCCAAGACTGCCAAAGCCACGCATTCCAAGTCCAAAACCAGTTCCAACGAAGCGGTTGAAAAAAAGCTCGTCCTCACCGGCGCCGACATCGTTGGGCTCGGCCCGGATGCTGAACTCCTTGTTGGCGGCAAAAACTACAATACGGCCCTCATCAGCCAGATAGACGGCATCCAGGCGCCGCATTTCCGCGCCATCTCGTCCCTCGCGTTCCACCGCCTGCTCGACGAGACCAAGGTGAATGGCCGCATCGTCCGCGCCGTGGTGGACAAGGAATACGGCCGCATCGACTGGCTGGACCCGGAGATCAACGGCGACCCCGATTTCCTGCAGAAATTCGTGCGCCAGCTCGGCAAGCAGGCCCATGACGCGGCCAAGGCCTCCGGCGAGGAGGCGCACACCAAGCTGCGCACCTTCATCAACAATATCGTCGAGGGCTTCGCCACGTCGCCCGAAGGCATCGACCAGCTCCGCAAGCGCTCGGTGCTCGTGCAGGCCGCCATCCTTTCCGTGGACCTGCCGCCCGAGGTCGACGAAGCCGTGCGCGGCGCCTACAAGGCCATCTGCGAGGAAAACGGCGACGACATGACGCCTGTCGCCGTGCGCTCGTCCGCCGCCGGCGAGGACTCGCGCAAGAAAGCCTTTGCCGGCCTGCAGGACACCTATCTCAACATGGTCGGCCCCGACCATGTGGTGGAGGCCTACCACTGGGACTGCGCCTCGGCCTATAATCTCCGCTCCATGACCTATCGCCGCGAGGCCATCCTGGACGCCCTCGCCAAGGCCGAGGAAACGGGCGACGACGCAATCGCCGAGACGGCCAAGAAAGAGTGGGCCATTGAAAACACGTCCCTCTCCGTCTGCATGATGCAGATGATCAACCCGGTCATTTCCGGCACGGCCTTCTCCGCGGACACGGCCACCGGCTGCCGCGGCACCAACCGCAAGGATCTCGTCAGCATCGACGCGAGCTACGGCCTCGGCGAGGCCGTGGTCGGCGGCAAGGTGACGCCCGACAAGCTCTATGTCTTCCAGCGGGACGACGGCAGCGAGGTGGTTATCCGCCAGATGGGCTGCAAGGACATGAAGATCGTCTATGACGAGAAGGGCGGCACGCGCGAGGTGCCCGTGCCCGAGCTGGAAGCCCTGCGCTGGGCCCTGTCGCTGAGCCAGGCCGAGCGCGTGGCCAAGGGCGTGCGCGCCGTGAGCCGCGCCTATGGCGGCATGATCATGGACACGGAATTCTGCATCGACGCCAACGACAAGCTCTGGTTCGTGCAGGCGCGGCCCGAGACCCGCTGGAACGAGGAGCTCGAGCTGCACCCCACCACCATCTTCATGCGCCGCATGGAGGTGGACCCCAAGGCGGCGGCGCAGGCCGAGATTTTGGTGGAGGGCAATGGCGCCTCCCGTGGCGCCGGGCAGGGCACCGTGCGCTTTTTGCGCTCCGCCCTTGAGCTCAACAAGGTCAACAAGGGCGACGTGCTCGCCGCCGAGCGCACCGACCCGGACATGGTGCCCGGCATGCGCGTGGCCTCGGCCATCATGGCCGATGTGGGCGGCGACACGAGCCACGCGGCCATCACCTCCCGCGAGCTCGGCATCGCGGCGGTCATCGGCATCCAGCGGGTGGAAGTGCTCCGCGCGCTGGACGGCTCCGAAGTGACGGTGGACGGCACGCGCGGCCGCGTCTATCGCGGGCTTCTGCCCCTGCACCAGGTGGGCGGCGAGATGGACATCGCGCTTTTGCCCGTCACCAAGACCAAGGTGGGCCTCGTGCTCGCCGATGTGGGGCAGGCGCTCTTCCTCTCGCGGCTGCGCGACTATCCGCAGTTCGAGGTCGGCCTTTTGCGCGCCGAATTCATGCTCGGCAATATCGGCATCCACCCGCAGGCGCTGGAAGCCTTTGACAACGGCGAGCTCGACGTGGTGGTCTCCGCCAAGCTCAAGGAGCTGGAAAACCGCCTCTCCAAGATCCTGCGCGAGCAGATGGCCGCCGGGCTCATCGTCTTCAATTTCAACCTTCGCGAATATGTGGGCGAGATTACCGGCCTTTCCGCGCAGCTCAACGCGCTTGCCGAGACGGACAAGAACCTCACCCCGGACGAGATCCTGCTCCAGCACCGCAAGATGCGCGAGCTCGACCACAAGCTCGACCAGCATATGGAAATGGCCTCGCGCCGCATCGAGGTGCTCAAGACCTCGGCCAACCTGGCCGACCATGTGCGCATCATCATGGGCTATGACGACGAGCTGGCCCTGCTTTCGCCCTCCGACCCGGAGGCGCCCAAGCGCGCCGCCGAGATCGAGGCCAGCGTGGAGGCGCATATCGAGCGCGTCAGGGAGCTCCCGAGCGTGGTGCGCGTGCTTGAGAATATCCGCCACCTGCGCGAGGAGGTGAGCCTGCGCTCCGGCCTCAAGAAGGAGATGGACGACATCCGCAACCTGCCCGAAAAGATCCGCGCCATCATCAAGTCGCGCGGCTTCCGCACCGGCAAGGAGCACTACGTCCAGACGCTCGCGCAGAACCTGGCGCTCTTCGCCATGGCCTTCTACGGCAAGCCCATCACCTACCGCACCACGGACTTCAAGAGCAACGAATACCGCAATCTCTTGGGCGGCAACCTCTTCGAGCATCAGGAAGCCAACCCCATGCTCGGCTACCGGGGCGTTTCGCGCAATATCCATGACTGGGAGATCGAGGCCTTCAAGCTGGCGCGCGGCGTCTATGGCGGAAGCAACCTGCGCATCATGCTGCCCTTCGTGCGCACGCTGGAGGAAGGCCGCTCCATGCGCTGCTATCTCGAGCAGGTGCACAAGCTCAAGAGCGGGCAGGACGGCCTCAAGATCATCCTCATGTCCGAGCTCCCCTCCAACGCCATCCTCGCCAAGCAGTTCATCAGCGAGTTTGACGGCTTCTCCATCGGCTCCAACGACATGACCCAGATGGTGCTCGCCACAGACCGCGACAACTCGCGCCTTTCGCACATCTATGACGAGGAAGACCCTGCCGTTGTGTGGGCCATCCTTGTCAGCATCTTCACCGGGCAGAAGTATTGCAAGAAGGTGGGCTTCTGCGGCCAGGGCGTGTCCAACAGCGTCATTTTGCGCGGGCTCGTGGCGATTGCCGGCATCACGTCGGCCTCGGTGGTGCCCGACACCTATTACCAGACCGTGTTCGACATCAACACGGTGGAGGAAGAGAAGATCCCGACCTCGGAGCTCGGCAAGTGGCTCACGCGGCAGCACCACAAGCGCCTTTCCGAGCTCATGGAAAATTCGGGCTACGGGCACATCCTCAAGAAGTACACCGAGCCGCAGGACATCCAGGAGTGGTACGAGGGCGAGCTGCAGCGGCGCCATGAACAGTTGCGCGAGCACCTTGACACGCCCAAGGAAGACTTTTACCGCTCCGAGCTGCAAAACTTCCGCGCCACCTTCCACAAGCCGGTCATCTACGCGACGTGGAGCTGGGAAGACACGGTGCTCGACGCCCTGCACCAGGCCGGCTTCAAGGACTTTGAGGAGCAGGCCAAGGCCATGGCCAAGGCGCGCGAAATCGAGGCCTGA
- the ybeY gene encoding rRNA maturation RNase YbeY → MGGSGQDPQPAVFCRHGGAIWRSPLARRELRGALWAMCAAAAAHGRPLAGVELYLVTDAAMARANMRHMGCTGPTNVLSFPGGDAMPGTLLLSLDTLDRECLLYGQEPSEHLLRLLAHGMGHLAGLDHGPGMDALCAALTEAAEAATAP, encoded by the coding sequence GTGGGGGGCAGCGGACAGGATCCCCAGCCCGCGGTCTTCTGCCGGCATGGCGGCGCCATCTGGCGTTCGCCACTGGCGAGGCGCGAGTTGCGGGGGGCGCTTTGGGCCATGTGCGCCGCGGCGGCTGCCCACGGGCGCCCGCTTGCGGGCGTCGAGCTCTATCTCGTCACCGATGCGGCCATGGCCCGCGCCAATATGCGGCACATGGGCTGCACAGGGCCGACCAACGTGCTCTCCTTCCCTGGTGGCGACGCCATGCCGGGGACGCTCCTGCTTTCGCTGGACACCCTTGACCGGGAATGCCTGCTCTACGGGCAGGAGCCCAGCGAACACCTCTTGCGCCTGCTGGCGCACGGCATGGGCCATCTTGCCGGGCTCGACCACGGGCCCGGTATGGACGCGCTCTGTGCCGCCCTCACGGAGGCGGCGGAAGCCGCGACCGCGCCATGA
- a CDS encoding biotin--[acetyl-CoA-carboxylase] ligase, protein MNGATRPEARDRPRPEIFAFAEVSSALDTAMELASDGRLGIWASVLAASQTAGRGQLRRHWSSPPGNIYAALRLPVSPPFDDGAAAAAVGLLAAEALAALGWQVRIKWPNDLVLIGGDTPRKVAGILLEERAGVLLAGIGVNVLSHPPVDALRAEAALAATSLAESRKGAPVPPAPGLWTRLVSHMLSAYIDARIFARTWRGRAEALLLWRGRTVTVTDGQAVLNGRLAGLWPSGALRLETEQGAMECTGGSLRPA, encoded by the coding sequence ATGAACGGGGCGACACGACCCGAAGCCCGAGACCGGCCCCGGCCGGAAATCTTTGCCTTCGCCGAGGTATCGTCCGCGCTCGACACGGCCATGGAACTGGCCTCCGATGGCCGGCTCGGCATCTGGGCAAGCGTGCTTGCGGCCAGCCAGACAGCGGGCCGCGGCCAGTTGCGGCGCCACTGGTCTTCGCCACCGGGCAATATCTATGCGGCCCTCAGGCTCCCGGTGTCGCCCCCCTTCGACGACGGCGCGGCCGCGGCGGCGGTGGGCCTGCTCGCGGCGGAAGCGCTGGCGGCGCTCGGCTGGCAGGTACGCATCAAGTGGCCCAATGATTTGGTTCTCATCGGCGGGGACACACCGCGCAAGGTGGCCGGTATCCTGCTAGAGGAGCGGGCTGGCGTCCTTTTGGCGGGCATTGGCGTCAACGTGCTTTCGCATCCGCCGGTGGACGCCCTGCGGGCCGAAGCGGCCCTTGCGGCCACATCGCTTGCCGAAAGCCGCAAGGGCGCCCCGGTGCCGCCGGCGCCCGGGTTGTGGACGCGCCTTGTAAGTCACATGCTTTCCGCGTACATTGACGCGCGCATTTTTGCCCGCACGTGGCGCGGGCGCGCCGAGGCGCTCCTCCTCTGGCGGGGGAGAACGGTGACGGTCACGGACGGCCAAGCGGTGCTGAATGGCCGGCTGGCCGGACTATGGCCCTCGGGGGCCTTACGCCTGGAAACGGAGCAGGGCGCGATGGAGTGTACGGGCGGCAGCCTGCGGCCCGCGTGA